DNA sequence from the Candidatus Omnitrophota bacterium genome:
AGCCTGCCTTAAGGCAGCAACATTAGCCCCGCCATTATAAACTGTCTCATTAACACTAACTCCCATGCTATTATTATCAACATATCCGGAAAATATCCGCGGGTCCTTCTTGCTCCCTGCGGTAGAAGAGTTAAGGACTGCGCTATTGTGTGTATAGCCGGTATTAAAATCAACTTTTGGCAGGAATTCGCTCCTTGCGTTTAAGATATCAGCGCTTGAAATTTCAAGGCCGTACTTTTGAATTTTAATATCTTTATTATTCTTATATGCGATTGTGATTGCTTCTTTGAGCGTGGAGAGCGTCAATTCTTCAGTTTTATTCTCTTGGCAAAAAGCGTAAGACGCTATGCCAAATAGTAAAAAAGCGAAGATAATCAGAAAGGTTGAAAGGCTGCTTGATTTCTGAACAATTGTTTTTAATTCTTTATAAAAAGCATATTTGGTATTTGCATTAAAATACCGCGCGTTGGCTTTATAACTGCTATGCAAAACCCCCTGCTTTTCAAGGTTATAGAGCGTCCGCTGAAAAACTCCCGGCTTCTTTTTTAAAATCCTTCCTAATTCCTGTATATAGAACTCTTCGGTGGGATGTGCGTAGAAAACTTTTAAGAGCTTAAGGGTATTTTTGGAAAGCTGCATTTAGCTTTTGCCTTCTAGTTATATTCTATTTGCATATGAATATATCTTTATTGCATATAATTATATGCAAGTAGCATAATCTTGTCAAGATTTTTTTTCCTTGCAAATCTAATTTTACACGGCTATAATTAATTTAACTACAAAACTGGAGGTAAAATGAAAGGTATTATCAAAATTTTTACGTTTTCATTAGTTTTTGCTATTATGTTTTGCGCCCTCTCTTATGCTGAATCACCGAATATCCAAACCTTGGTTGATAATTTTCAGAAGTCAACTGACTTACAACGAAGCCAGATATTAAAAGATATCTTGGGTAAAGAAATCTCCTCCAGCGGGCTTGTTAGCAATGCAGGAGAGTATGATTTCTTTGATATAGTAGACGACATAAAAGGAACATATTACCAGGTGTCTACTGACCAGCAGAAAACTAAAAACAACATCCCCTATCAGATTATCTACCTGTTCAAAGACAAAGATAAGGTCAAAGATTTAGATAAAGGCACAAATATTCAAAAAGACGGCAAGATTGTAAGAATTGAAGATGAACGCCTCCAGATTGCCGTATGGATTCTCTGCGCAGACCTAACCGAAAAAGATAAAGCACTAATAAAGTAAAATAAAAAGGGCGGTTCAATTTTTTGGACCGTCCTTTAGTTTTACCTATTATGTATGCAATATGAATATATTTATATGCTCACTGCATATAAAATTTAACCTAAGCTTAAGCCCTTCTTCGTATTGCTCTTAAGCAAAAATATCTTATCTTTTGGCCTTAAGGAAAATGGCAACTTAATCCCGGTTGTCTGCCCCCTTCTTGCAATCCTAACCGGCTTATGCTGTATCTGAATCTGGCCCACTACTGCTGTCATCGCAGGAGTGGTTTTTCCAGAAACCAAGATTTTATCACCTTTTTTTAATTCGTCATTTCTTATAACTAACTGCGCAACATTTATCTTTTTATAAAACTTCTCTACTTGCCCCACAAATATCTTCTCAAAACTACTCTTTCCTCCTGAAAGCCCGCTAATTTTAGGAGGTGAAAAATAAAATCCTTCAGAGAAACCCCTATTGTAAACACTAGAGAGTTTTTTCTTTAAGGACACCTGAAGTGCATCAGTCAATAAACCTTTTTTATATGCATCAATTGCTTTTCTGTAAACTGAAGTAACTACAGACACATATTCAGGGGTACGCATCCTTCCTTCTATCTTAAAAGCGCTTACTCCCGCACTGACTAATTTATTAATATGCTCAATCATGCATAAATCCTGCGCGCTCATTATGTAATCCGAACCTAAGACATATTCATTGCCCAGCTCAATATCCTTTATTAAAAATTCTCTCCTGCAAGGCTGTACACATTCTCCCCTATTCGCTGACTTACCAAACAGGTCATGCGAGAAAAAACACCTGCCCGAAACACTCACGCACATTGAGCCATGAACAAATGCCTCTAACTTACAATCTATTTTTTCGCGCTTTATCTTCTGCGCTATTTGCTTAATATCCTCAAGGCTGCATTCTCTTGCAAGCACTATACGCTTAACTCCAAACGAACAAAAAAACTTTAAGGAAATAAAATTTGATACACTCGCCTGTGTTGAAAGATGCACCGGGAGGCCTGCCTCAAAAGCCTTACTTAACACTGCCATGTCCCAACAGATAACCGCATCAACTTTCGCTTTCTTTGCCTCAAGCAACATCACATCAAGTTTCTCTAAATCCCTTTCATAAATAATGGTATTTAAAGTCAAATACCCTTTTCTTTTATGTTTATGCAGCAAAGCCATGACTTTTTTTATTTCTAAGATATCAAAGTTCGGGGCAGTTTGGCGCATGGACAAATTCCTTAGCCCAAAATACACCGCGTCTGCTCCTGCTTTAACTGCGCTCTCCAAAGACGGCCAATCCCCTGCAGGCGCAACTAATTCCGGGATAATTTCAATTGGTTTTTTCATAATTATTTAAGGAAGGCTTTTAGCTTGCGGATTATATCCTGAACAGTTCTCGCTTGCGCAAATTCCACAGCAGCAGTATCAGGGACTGTTACATTAAATTCTTTCTGCAGCTCTAATAATAATTCAATCCTTGCTAAAGAATCAAAACCTAAATCAATCTCAAGATGATCAGTTAGATTTACTTTTCTCTTAAGCCTTTGAGACAAAAATCTAAGCACTTTTTCTGCCTCGGGCAGCTGGGCTATTTCTCTATCTACCTCCTGCTGCTCAATTGTCCCTTGAGTTGTTTTCTTTAATGATTGGAGCTGCCTTTCAACCTTATGCCGCATAATCTTACCAAGTGCGGTCCTTGGCAAGGGTTTATTGCTGATAACCAGCCCTCTTACGCGCTTATACTCGCTTAAATCTCCTGAAAATGACTTAAAATCATCCCTGATAGCTTGTTCAATTGATTCCTGGCTGGCTCCACCCGGAAAACTTTCAAGGTTAGGAACAACAACCGCGACGAGTTGCTTGGATTTCTCAACAAATCCTTTTTGAGTTAAAGCAAGCACGCATACTTCTTTTACATAACGGCTTAAACTATAATGGCTTTCTAATTCTTCAAGGCTTACCTTTTTCCCGGAGCTTAATACAACAAGTTCATCACGCCTCCCAAGGATATAAAGATAGCCCTCCTTATCAAAGTATCCGATATCTCCGCTTAAGAACCATCCTCCTAAAAGAGACCTACTGGTTATTTCGGGATTTTGATAGTAACCCAGCATAACATTTGGCCCTTTAATTGTTAT
Encoded proteins:
- a CDS encoding U32 family peptidase; translated protein: MKKPIEIIPELVAPAGDWPSLESAVKAGADAVYFGLRNLSMRQTAPNFDILEIKKVMALLHKHKRKGYLTLNTIIYERDLEKLDVMLLEAKKAKVDAVICWDMAVLSKAFEAGLPVHLSTQASVSNFISLKFFCSFGVKRIVLARECSLEDIKQIAQKIKREKIDCKLEAFVHGSMCVSVSGRCFFSHDLFGKSANRGECVQPCRREFLIKDIELGNEYVLGSDYIMSAQDLCMIEHINKLVSAGVSAFKIEGRMRTPEYVSVVTSVYRKAIDAYKKGLLTDALQVSLKKKLSSVYNRGFSEGFYFSPPKISGLSGGKSSFEKIFVGQVEKFYKKINVAQLVIRNDELKKGDKILVSGKTTPAMTAVVGQIQIQHKPVRIARRGQTTGIKLPFSLRPKDKIFLLKSNTKKGLSLG